The Teredinibacter sp. KSP-S5-2 genomic interval ATCTCTGGCTGATACTGCCACTATTAAGCGAAACCCACTTGGTTGGATTCATGGCGCTGGCCGAACCCAAAACTGGCGCATCGCTTAATTGGGAAGACCTAGATTTATTAAAAACCGTGGGCAGACAAGTTGCTGCGTTTTTAAAACGACACGAACAATCAGAGCAATTAACCGAGTCCAGGCAATTTGATGCGTTTAACAAGCTCTCCGCTTTTGTTATGCACGACCTTAAGAATCTGATAGCTCAGCAATCACTGGTTGTAAAAAATGCAGAAAAACACAAAGACAACCCTGCTTTCGTTGAAGATGCTATTCAGACAGTAAGCAACTCGGTTGCGCGCATGAGCAACCTACTGCGCAAGTTGCAACACAACGAACCGGAATCGGTTAAAACCCTGACTCTTCAGGACGTATTGATTGAAGCCGTCAGTCGCTGCCAGAAATCCTCCCCCGCCGCCAAGCTGGGGCCCGTTGACCCGGGTATAAAAATTAAAGCGGACTTTGATAGCTTGACGATGGTATTCACCCACATAATACAAAACGCGCAAGACGCCACCCCCGCTGAAGGCTATGTTGACATCGATACTCGAAACGAGAAAGACAACGTAGTCATCAGCATTGAAGACAACGGTATAGGCATGGATGACGAATTTATTAATGAGCGCTTATTCAAACCGTTTGAAACCACGAAAAGTGGGAAAGGTATGGGCATCGGAGTATACCAAGCAAAAGAATACACTCAAAACCTTGGGGGCACGATTTCAGTAGAAAGTTCGCCTGGAGAGGGAACGACCTTTATAATTACCCTCCCAATATTAAAAACCTCTCACCAAACTACCGAAGACTAGGCAGACAATAACAACGTGAGTAACAACAAACCTAAACTACTAATTGTTGAAGACGATCCGGGACTACAGAGCCAATTACGCTGGCATTTTGACCAATACGAAGTAGTCGTTGCAGGCACAAGAGAAGAGGCCATAGCAGCGGTACGTCTTCACGAGCCACCCATTATTCTTCAGGATTTGGGCTTACCTCCCGATGACGAAGGTGTTGATGAAGGGTTTCGTTGTATTCGGGAAATCTCAACACTCTCACCGACATCGAAAATCATTGTCATGACCGGCAACGCCGATTATGAAAATGCAGTCCGAGCGGTAGCAATGGGTGCCTACGACTTTTACCAAAAGCCGGTGGAAGAGGAAACTCTCGACCTGATATTGCAACGCGCCTATCACATGCATTCGCTTGAGGAGGAGAATCGCATTCAGCAGGAACAAGATATTACTCCGTTAAATGGTGTAATTGCTTGTGATCCATCCATGCTGAAGATCTGCAGGACCATCGAAAAACTGGCTCCCAGCGAGGTCACCTGCACCCTGACAGGTGAAAGTGGCACAGGGAAAGAAGTACTCGCCAAAGCCTTACATCGCCTAAGCCCAAGAAAAGACAACCGAATGGTTGCGATTAACTGTGCAGCAGTACCCGAAAACCTCATGGAAAGTGAACTTTTCGGCTACGAAAAAGGCGCTTTCACCGGGGCCAACAAACGCACTCTAGGTAAAGTCGAAACAGCTAACGGCGGCACACTATTTCTCGACGAAATTGGTGATATGCCCCTCCCCCTGCAAGCAAAGCTGTTACGGTTTTTACAAGAACGTGTCATTGAGCGCGTTGGTGGACGAGAAGAGATTCCAGTCGATGTACGTGTTGTCTGTGCGACCAATAAAAACCTGCAGCAGATGGTGGCAGAAAATACCTTTCGGGAAGACTTGTATTACCGGATATGCGAGATGGAAATCCGCATTCCACCACTTCGCGATCGCCAGGGAGATAAACTGCTGCTTGCCCGGCATTTCCTGAAAAAATATGCGGAGCAAAATAATCAAACCATTACCGGCTTTACTTCTGAAGCAACCGAAGCCATTGAGGCATACAGTTGGCCTGGCAACATTCGTGAAATGGAGAACAGAGTCAAGCGCGGCGTGGTAATGTGCGAAAACAAACAGATATCTTCGGAAGATCTCGGGCTGATCTCGGAAGAAAGCTTGAACTTAAACCTTCGCCAAGTGAGACAAAACGCCGAGCGAGCAGCGATACTAAGAGCCATGAGCATGGTCGAAGGTAATATCTCTGCTACCGCCAAGCTGCTGGGCGTTACTCGCCCCACCCTTTACGATCTCATCAAGAAATACAATATTCAGCTACCAAATGATTAAGGCAGCCCATTGTTAAAACACGTAAATAAAACACCGCCCCAATGGCGGTGTTTTATTATCCACCGAAAAATAGCCTTCTATATAAATTGAGGCGAAAGCTTCTCCTCGCTTGCAGGCCAATCATTTGCTTATTAGAAATGACCGCTAGAAAGAAAGGAAATTGGCAAGCACTATCTCAGAGACAAAAAAAAGCGCCAATAAAGGCGCTCTTTTCTTACACTATCCAATAAAATCCTAAAGGTGGTTAAACACCATACCGGCCAGGCGTTTGGGACCAATCGCATCAATTGAAGCCTGGATCTTCGCTTCAGTCACCTTACCATAAGGCACAACCAGAATAACAAAATCGCACAAACTGGCCATGATACGCGTATCAGCGGAGTACTCACCAACGGACGGGGCATCAATCAGAATATAGCGGTCGGAATAACGAGACTTAAGCTCTTCCAGGAAAGCCTGCATACGCTTGGACGAAAGTCGCTCGGTTGCGCCTTCCGTATTGCCGCCAGCCGGAATCACCCGAACCCGCGGAATACCCGAAGCATAAACAATGGACTCGATGCCCATGTCGCCACGATCCAGATAATCCGTTAACCCCACCTCGGCGTCTGTAACAATCAACGAATCCACAGAAGGAGAGTAGAAGTTACAATCGACCACCAAAGACGTGCGGGTTTTATCCAATGCGATCGCAGCAGCCAGGTTATTCACCACATACGAACAACCGCCATCAGGTACCACGGAGGTCACCATGCATACAAAGTTTTGGCCGTTGGACTTGGCATAAACCCGAGTCCGGAGGTCACGAAAAACTTTCAGCAACTGCTCGTTAGAAGTGCCCTGATAGAGGATTTTATATTTATCGAGCTCAGCCTGCGAAAACCGATGGATCTCCGACATGCGCTCAATACGTGCGTCAGTGTTGATTTTTGCACTTTCAATACTTGCGACTTTACGTTCCAAAAACCACTCCTCTCGAGGTTAACCTCATTTATTGGGCGTAGAATACACGCCTCTTCCGTAAAAACGAACAATATAACAATAACTTAGTACTATATATAGGCAAAGTTTCAAGCGAATGAATGAAAACAATCGCGTCAGATTAGCCTTCAGACTGATTTGCCCAGTCAATCGCAGAAAACAGAGCCCGAGCCTTATTCATGGTTTCTTTCCATTCCAGACGAGGCTGAGAATCCGCAACCACACCCGCTCCAGCCTGAACAAAGACCTTACCATCTTTAATAACAGCGGTACGAATCGCAATGGCCGTATCCATATTCCCATCCCATGACATATAACCAACCGCGCCACCATAGATACCGCGTTTTTCCGGTTCCAACTCATCGATGATTTCCATTGCCCGAATTTTGGGGGCTCCGGAAAGTGTGCCAGCTGGCAGGGCTGCGCGTAGCACATCCATCGCCGACATACCTTCTTTAAGCTGACCTGTCACGTTCGACGTAATGTGCATCACATGGGAAAAACGTTCGACCACCATTTTCTCTGTCAGTTTCACAGAACCCGACTGAGCAACACGACCCACATCATTGCGGCCCAAATCAATCAGCATTAAGTGCTCAGCAATTTCCTTGGGATCGTTAACCAGATCCTGCTCTAATGCCAGGTCTTCCTCTTCGGTATGACCCCTGCGGCGCGTACCCGCAATAGGACGCACAGTCATTTCACCATCTTCAAGCCGAGCCAGGATTTCCGGGCTTGAGCCAACCACATGGTGATCGCTCATATCCAGAAAGTACATGTAGGGAGAAGGGTTCAAGCAACGCAAAGCTCGATAGAGGTTTATCGGCTCAGAGGAGAATGGCAAACTCAAACGCTGGGACAGAACCACCTGCATGGTATCGCCAGCAAGGACATACTCTTTAATGGTATCGACGCCTTGCTTAAAGTTCTCCTCACCGAATGAGGAGACCACATCTTTTTCGCAGTGACTTTTACCATTCGCAGCAGGAACATACTGACCATTCAAATGAGGAATCTCAGGTAAAGCCTGACGAAGCTGGTTTTCCAACTCATCCAGACGGCTAACAGCCTGCTCATAGCTACCGCCTTCGGCGGGAGACTGATGAACAATCAAATGCAACTTGCCCTGCAAGTTATCGAACACCAAAACCTCATCAGAAATCACTAATAAGATATCGGGGGTGCCGATAGTATCTTGGTTGACTAAAGGCTTAAGCTTTGGTTCGACATATCGCACACAGTCATAGCCAAAATACCCCACCAAACCACCGGAGAACTTAGGCAGACCAGCAACGACCGGAACATTAAATTCCTTTTTAAAACCTTCGATAAATGTGAGGGGGTCTTCTGACTCAAGCTCTTCGATTACCGCACCGTCTTTGATAATACGGATATTATCTCCACGGAC includes:
- the prsR gene encoding PEP-CTERM-box response regulator transcription factor, which encodes MSNNKPKLLIVEDDPGLQSQLRWHFDQYEVVVAGTREEAIAAVRLHEPPIILQDLGLPPDDEGVDEGFRCIREISTLSPTSKIIVMTGNADYENAVRAVAMGAYDFYQKPVEEETLDLILQRAYHMHSLEEENRIQQEQDITPLNGVIACDPSMLKICRTIEKLAPSEVTCTLTGESGTGKEVLAKALHRLSPRKDNRMVAINCAAVPENLMESELFGYEKGAFTGANKRTLGKVETANGGTLFLDEIGDMPLPLQAKLLRFLQERVIERVGGREEIPVDVRVVCATNKNLQQMVAENTFREDLYYRICEMEIRIPPLRDRQGDKLLLARHFLKKYAEQNNQTITGFTSEATEAIEAYSWPGNIREMENRVKRGVVMCENKQISSEDLGLISEESLNLNLRQVRQNAERAAILRAMSMVEGNISATAKLLGVTRPTLYDLIKKYNIQLPND
- a CDS encoding XRE family transcriptional regulator, which translates into the protein MERKVASIESAKINTDARIERMSEIHRFSQAELDKYKILYQGTSNEQLLKVFRDLRTRVYAKSNGQNFVCMVTSVVPDGGCSYVVNNLAAAIALDKTRTSLVVDCNFYSPSVDSLIVTDAEVGLTDYLDRGDMGIESIVYASGIPRVRVIPAGGNTEGATERLSSKRMQAFLEELKSRYSDRYILIDAPSVGEYSADTRIMASLCDFVILVVPYGKVTEAKIQASIDAIGPKRLAGMVFNHL
- the trpE gene encoding anthranilate synthase component I yields the protein MKKEEFEQLAQQGYARIPVTREVLADTETPLSSYIKLAKGHYSYLFESVQGGEKWGRYSIIGLPARERLEVRGDNIRIIKDGAVIEELESEDPLTFIEGFKKEFNVPVVAGLPKFSGGLVGYFGYDCVRYVEPKLKPLVNQDTIGTPDILLVISDEVLVFDNLQGKLHLIVHQSPAEGGSYEQAVSRLDELENQLRQALPEIPHLNGQYVPAANGKSHCEKDVVSSFGEENFKQGVDTIKEYVLAGDTMQVVLSQRLSLPFSSEPINLYRALRCLNPSPYMYFLDMSDHHVVGSSPEILARLEDGEMTVRPIAGTRRRGHTEEEDLALEQDLVNDPKEIAEHLMLIDLGRNDVGRVAQSGSVKLTEKMVVERFSHVMHITSNVTGQLKEGMSAMDVLRAALPAGTLSGAPKIRAMEIIDELEPEKRGIYGGAVGYMSWDGNMDTAIAIRTAVIKDGKVFVQAGAGVVADSQPRLEWKETMNKARALFSAIDWANQSEG